In Capillimicrobium parvum, a genomic segment contains:
- a CDS encoding ABC transporter permease — MSESPSAVLTPPGSAPKASPGAESSNRRWWQRLSLGRYTGVVVALLAVAIYLTITEPVFLTWDNLMNIVKSNSVIFVLAIGATFVVISGGIDLSTASATTASAMIFGLALHSGWGLVPALIATIAFGLMIGLINGVLIAKAHISFLVVTLGALSIWASFALVVNDGQTVSVFSAPAFGPIKDFVNQDVGPFPILLIFDAILVLLAGGVLRYTAFGRALFATGSNEEAARLNGISINRILIAVYTIGGLAAALACVVQVGRLTAASATGDPTLLLTVLAAVLIGGTSFTGGEGGVLGTVIGVIFLGVVQNGLTLSGVSAFWQGTVSGVILIAAVGLGVLRDRGISLRQRRAAKTAPDASHLAPPAPPPA, encoded by the coding sequence ATGAGCGAGTCACCGTCCGCCGTCCTGACCCCGCCTGGGAGCGCGCCGAAGGCGAGCCCCGGCGCGGAGTCGTCCAACCGCCGGTGGTGGCAGCGCCTGTCCCTGGGCCGCTACACCGGCGTCGTGGTGGCGCTGCTCGCCGTCGCCATCTACCTGACGATCACCGAGCCGGTGTTCCTCACGTGGGACAACCTGATGAATATCGTCAAGTCCAACAGCGTGATCTTCGTGCTGGCGATCGGGGCGACGTTCGTGGTCATCTCCGGCGGCATCGACCTGTCGACCGCGTCGGCGACGACCGCGTCGGCGATGATCTTCGGTCTCGCCCTGCACAGCGGGTGGGGGCTCGTCCCGGCGCTGATCGCGACGATCGCCTTCGGCCTGATGATCGGGCTCATCAACGGCGTGCTGATCGCGAAGGCCCACATCTCGTTCCTGGTCGTGACGCTGGGCGCGTTGTCGATCTGGGCGAGCTTCGCGCTCGTCGTCAACGACGGCCAGACGGTGTCGGTCTTCAGCGCGCCCGCGTTCGGCCCGATCAAGGACTTCGTCAACCAGGACGTCGGGCCGTTTCCGATCCTGCTGATCTTCGACGCGATTCTCGTGCTCCTCGCCGGCGGTGTTCTGCGCTACACCGCCTTCGGCCGCGCGCTGTTCGCGACGGGGTCCAACGAGGAGGCGGCGCGCCTGAACGGCATCAGCATCAACCGCATCCTGATCGCCGTCTACACGATCGGCGGCCTCGCGGCCGCGCTCGCGTGCGTCGTTCAGGTCGGGCGTCTCACCGCGGCGTCGGCCACGGGCGATCCGACCCTCCTGCTGACGGTGCTCGCCGCCGTGCTCATCGGGGGGACCAGCTTCACCGGCGGCGAGGGCGGCGTCCTCGGCACCGTCATCGGCGTGATCTTCCTCGGCGTCGTCCAGAACGGGCTCACGCTCAGCGGCGTGTCGGCGTTCTGGCAGGGCACGGTCAGCGGCGTCATCCTGATCGCCGCCGTCGGGCTCGGCGTCCTGCGCGACCGCGGCATCAGCCTGCGCCAGCGACGGGCCGCCAAGACCGCACCGGACGCATCGCACCTGGCGCCGCCGGCGCCACCGCCGGCATGA
- a CDS encoding aldehyde dehydrogenase family protein: protein MTAPVAAARGAYVPSGDYTLIIGGEPVATDDGFDAIDPSVGTPWTRLPQATEAHVDAAVAAATRAFATWRRTTASHRQRVLWEMADRVEAEPDRWASLLATENGRPIREAYAADVPTCAGILRYFSGLARDHRGDQIPLEDPGSLAFTVREPLGVIAALIPWNSPIITLANKVGPALAAGNTLVIKPSEYASASVIEFVRAVEDLVPAGVLNVVTGFGPSVGAALVSHPGVAKITFTGGSATARRIMAAAGGALTPSIMELGGKGAMVVCADADLDLAVADAMTGIYMANGEVCVAASRLLVHESVHDEFAERFAALARGIVVGDALDPATQFGPLVSAAQLERVRGCIDAAVAQGAVVRTGGAAPELPAALDGGFFLAPTLLEDPAGATSASREEIFGPVTVLERFASEDAAVARANEGPYGLAAGVWTRDLARAHRIAGALEAGIVWVNKWFDLPAGVPMGGIGDSGFGRELSAETMLEYSAPKAINIGLGDTRPALWGR from the coding sequence ATGACGGCGCCGGTCGCCGCGGCGCGCGGCGCATACGTCCCGTCGGGGGACTACACGCTGATCATCGGCGGCGAGCCGGTGGCCACCGACGACGGCTTCGACGCGATCGATCCGAGCGTCGGCACGCCGTGGACCCGGCTGCCGCAGGCCACCGAGGCGCACGTCGACGCGGCGGTCGCCGCCGCGACGCGGGCCTTCGCGACCTGGCGGCGCACGACCGCTTCGCACCGCCAGCGCGTGCTGTGGGAGATGGCCGATCGCGTCGAGGCCGAGCCCGACCGCTGGGCGTCGCTGCTGGCCACCGAGAACGGCCGGCCGATCCGCGAGGCGTACGCCGCCGACGTCCCGACGTGCGCCGGCATCCTGCGCTACTTCTCCGGGCTGGCCCGCGACCACCGCGGCGACCAGATCCCGCTCGAGGACCCGGGCAGCCTGGCGTTCACCGTACGGGAGCCGCTCGGCGTCATCGCCGCGCTGATCCCGTGGAACTCGCCGATCATCACGCTGGCCAACAAGGTCGGCCCCGCGCTCGCGGCCGGCAACACGCTGGTGATCAAGCCGTCGGAGTACGCGTCGGCGAGCGTCATCGAGTTCGTGCGCGCGGTCGAGGACCTCGTGCCGGCCGGCGTGCTGAACGTGGTGACGGGCTTCGGGCCGAGCGTCGGCGCGGCGCTCGTGTCCCATCCCGGCGTCGCGAAGATCACCTTCACCGGCGGCAGCGCCACGGCGCGGCGGATCATGGCCGCGGCCGGCGGGGCGCTGACCCCGTCGATCATGGAGCTCGGCGGCAAGGGCGCGATGGTGGTCTGCGCCGACGCCGACCTCGACCTCGCCGTGGCGGACGCCATGACCGGCATCTACATGGCCAACGGCGAGGTCTGCGTCGCCGCGTCGCGCCTGCTCGTGCACGAGTCGGTCCACGACGAGTTCGCCGAGCGCTTCGCCGCGCTGGCGCGAGGCATCGTCGTCGGCGACGCGCTCGATCCCGCCACGCAGTTCGGGCCGCTCGTCTCGGCGGCGCAGCTCGAGCGGGTGCGCGGCTGCATCGACGCAGCGGTCGCCCAGGGCGCCGTCGTGCGCACCGGCGGCGCTGCGCCCGAGCTGCCCGCGGCCCTGGACGGCGGCTTCTTCCTGGCCCCGACGCTGCTCGAGGACCCGGCCGGCGCGACGAGCGCCTCGCGCGAGGAGATCTTCGGGCCGGTCACGGTGCTCGAGCGCTTCGCGAGTGAGGACGCCGCCGTCGCCCGGGCCAACGAGGGGCCGTACGGGCTGGCCGCGGGCGTCTGGACCCGCGACCTGGCCCGCGCGCACCGCATCGCCGGCGCGCTCGAGGCGGGGATCGTGTGGGTGAACAAGTGGTTCGACCTGCCGGCGGGCGTGCCGATGGGCGGCATCGGCGACAGCGGCTTCGGGCGCGAGCTCAGCGCCGAGACCATGCTCGAGTACAGCGCGCCGAAGGCGATAAACATCGGCCTGGGCGACACCCGCCCGGCCCTCTGGGGGAGATGA